A genome region from Lucilia cuprina isolate Lc7/37 chromosome 3, ASM2204524v1, whole genome shotgun sequence includes the following:
- the LOC111675630 gene encoding RNA-binding protein 1-like yields MPRYREWDLACKVYVGNLGSSASKYEIENAFSKYGPLRNVWVARNPPGFAFVEFEDRRDAEDATRGLDGTRCCGTRIRVEMSSGRSRRDNRRRGGTSSGGRGGGGESSSGGRGGGGRYRSRSPRRSSRSRSRSFSRDRRSRSDSRDRH; encoded by the exons ATGCCACGCTATCGTGAATGGGATTTGGCATGCAAAGTTTATGTGGGTAATTTGGGATCTTCAGCTTcaaaatatgaaattgaaaatgcCTTCAGTAAATATGGTCCTTTGAGAAATGTGTGGGTGGCACGTAATCCACCAGGTTTTGCCTTTGTTGAATTCGAAGATAGACGTGATGCTGAAGATGCAACCAGAGGTTTAGATGGAAC acGTTGCTGCGGTACTCGTATACGTGTTGAAATGTCCTCGGGCCGTTCCCGTCGTGACAATAGACGCCGTGGTGGCACCAGCAGTGGTGGACGCGGTGGTGGTGGCGAAAGTAGCAGTGGTGGTCGTGGCGGCGGTGGCCGTTACAG ATCCCGCTCGCCCAGACGCAGTTCCCGATCCCGTTCCCGCAGCTTTTCACGTGACAGACGTAGCCGATCGGATTCACGTGATCGTcattaa
- the LOC111675629 gene encoding surfeit locus protein 4 homolog: MNIPNEYITKTEDVADQVIRRGKNILPTVARLCLIATFFEDGLRMYFQWNEQREYMDMSWGCGKFLATVFVLVNLIGQLGGCGMVIARFKVDIAVGILFFIVVLQTIAYSILWDIQFLLRNLALIGALLLVLAESRVEGRSLFAGVPTLGDNKPKNVMQLAGRVLLAFMFITLIRFELSFLQILQDIVGSILMVLVTIGYKTKLSALILVALLTVLNLYHNAWWTIPSYKPLRDFLKYDFFQTLSVIGGLLMIVSLGPGGVSMDEHKKKW; the protein is encoded by the exons ATGAACATCCCAAACgaatatattacaaaaacgGAAGATGTGGCGGATCAG GTCATACGTCGCGGTAAAAATATCCTGCCAACAGTAGCACGTTTGTGCCTTATAGCCACCTTTTTCGAAGATGGTTTACGTATGTACTTCCAGTGGAACGAACAACGTGAATATATGGACATGAGCTGGGGTTGTGGTAAATTCTTGGCGACCgtatttgttttagttaatttaattgGACAACTTGGAGGCTGTGGAATGGTCATTGCTAGATTTAAAGTTGACATTGCCGTTGGTATTCTCTTTTTCATTGTTGTGTTGCAG ACAATTGCCTATTCAATACTGTGGGATATTCAATTCTTATTGCGTAATTTGGCTCTTATTGGTGCATTGTTACTAGTATTAGCGGAGTCACGTGTTGAAGGTCGTAGCTTGTTTGCTGGCGTTCCCACATTGGGTGATAATAAACCCAAAAATGTTATGCAACTCGCTGGTCGTGTTTTGCTGGCATTCATGTTTATTACATTGATTCGTTTCGAATTGAGTTTCTTGCAG attCTTCAAGATATTGTTGGTTCAATTTTGATGGTTTTGGTAACAATTGGTTACAAAACTAAATTGTCTGCATTGATTTTGGTTGCTCTATTGACTGTTTTGAATTTGTATCATAACGCGTGGTGGACCATTCCATCCTACAAGCCTCTCAGAGATTTTCTCAAATATGACTTTTTCCAA actcTTTCTGTTATTGGCGGTTTATTGATGATTGTATCCTTGGGACCCGGTGGTGTATCTATGGATGAACACAAGAAGAAATGGTAG